In Lachancea thermotolerans CBS 6340 chromosome H complete sequence, a single genomic region encodes these proteins:
- the LSG1 gene encoding ribosome biogenesis GTPase LSG1 (highly similar to uniprot|P53145 Saccharomyces cerevisiae YGL099W LSG1 Putative GTPase involved in 60S ribosomal subunit biogenesis localized to the cytoplasm): MPPKEPPKKWKAPKGPKPIQRKNKNTIGLGRAIRTARQKENEVQILPDGEMRFTTDKHEANWVKLRSVTQESALDEFLNTAELADKDFAADRHSNVKIIRMDAGSDARSQGVTLSNAQKQQLNEKQRSQARNLIVPRRPAWNESMTRFQLERQEKDAFLEWRRKLATLQESNEDLLLTPFERNIEVWRQLWRVIERSDLVVQIVDARDPLLFRSVDLELYVKELNEGKQNLLLVNKADLLTRKQRIIWAKYFISRNISFTFFSAARANEILEKQNELGEDYVHKEIEEEEISEIDGEKVDQEVLDKIQILKIDQLEELFLSKAPNHPLISPLPGQEPLIQIGLVGYPNVGKSSTINALVGSKKVSVSSTPGKTKHFQTIKLSERVMLCDCPGLVFPNFAYNKGELVCNGVLPIDQLRDYIGPCSLVAERVPKYFLEAIYGIHIQTKSADEGGTGKPTAQELLVSYARARGYMTQGFGAADESRASRYILKDYVNGKLLYINPPPHLEDDTPYTREECEEFNEDIYTFDKLPQTRQEQLADAVKSKNLEDFDLARDLGKLTFSAHIGKEGDSKEARSVNHGGKQAALYNAAEDLDNEFFKMSSVKGQLTNPFHKTQAESSGGKKHNKKNKKGKTRAKFSD, from the coding sequence ATGCCTCCTAAAGAACCTCCTAAAAAGTGGAAAGCACCAAAGGGTCCCAAGCCTATCCAGCGTAAGAACAAAAATACGATTGGGCTTGGAAGGGCTATCAGAACTGCGCGTCAAAAGGAAAATGAAGTTCAAATCTTGCCCGATGGCGAAATGCGTTTCACTACCGATAAACACGAAGCAAATTGGGTCAAACTTAGATCTGTGACACAAGAATCGGCACTGGACGAGTTTCTGAATACCGCAGAACTGGCTGACAAAGACTTTGCAGCGGACAGACACTCAAATGTCAAAATTATTCGTATGGACGCTGGCAGTGATGCAAGATCGCAAGGCGTAACTCTTTCAAACGCTCAGAAACAACAACTTAACGAAAAGCAAAGAAGCCAAGCACGTAACCTAATTGTTCCTAGAAGACCAGCATGGAATGAAAGTATGACGAGGTTCCAACTCGAGAGACAAGAGAAAGACGCATTCTTAGAGTGGAGACGTAAACTAGCGACTCTGCAAGAAAGCAATGAGGACCTGTTGCTAACAccctttgaaagaaatattGAAGTCTGGAGACAATTGTGGAGAGTTATTGAGAGATCAGATCTTGTTGTTCAGATTGTGGATGCCCGTGATCCACTCTTGTTCAGATCTGTGGACCTTGAGTTATACGTTAAGGAGCTAAACGAAGGAAAGCAAAACCTGCTTTTGGTTAACAAGGCCGATTTGTTGACCAGAAAGCAGAGGATTATATGGGCGAAATATTTCATATCCAGAAACATTTCATTCACATTCTTTTCCGCGGCTAGGGCCAACGAAATTCTTGAGAAGCAGAACGAGCTCGGCGAGGATTACGTTCACAAAGaaattgaggaagaggaaatcTCAGAGATTGATGGCGAAAAGGTCGATCAGGAAGTTCTAGATAAAATTCAAATTCTGAAAATTGATCAATTGGAAGAGTTGTTCCTATCAAAGGCACCTAACCATCCACTTATTTCGCCTCTTCCAGGCCAGGAACCGCTCATTCAAATTGGTTTAGTCGGTTACCCAAATGTCGGTAAATCATCTACAATTAATGCATTGGTTGGCTCCAAGAAAGTATCAGTCTCCTCGACGCCCGGTAAAACTAAGCACTTTCAAACCATAAAGCTGTCCGAGCGTGTAATGCTGTGTGACTGTCCCGGTTTGGTTTTCCCAAATTTTGCCTACAACAAGGGCGAATTGGTGTGCAATGGTGTTTTGCCCATTGATCAGCTAAGAGACTACATTGGGCCTTGTAGCCTGGTAGCGGAAAGAGTCCCCAAGTACTTCCTAGAAGCCATTTATGGTATTCACATACAAACGAAGTCTGCGGACGAAGGCGGAACTGGGAAACCCACTGCTCAGGAGCTTTTGGTTTCCTATGCCAGAGCTCGTGGTTATATGACTCAGGGCTTTGGTGCGGCAGATGAATCTAGGGCCAGTAGATACATCCTTAAAGACTATGTCAACGGTAAGCTGTTGTACATAAACCCTCCTCCCCATCTAGAAGATGATACTCCTTACACGAGAGAAGAATGCGAAGAGTTCAACGAAGACATCTACACATTCGACAAACTACCTCAAACAAGACAAGAACAATTAGCGGATGCCGTAAAGTCGAAAAATTTAGAAGATTTCGACCTGGCTCGTGACTTAGGTAAACTGACCTTCTCTGCACACATCGGTAAAGAAGGTGACTCAAAAGAGGCTAGGTCCGTGAACCATGGTGGTAAGCAAGCGGCATTGTACA
- the RRT2 gene encoding diphthamide synthase (similar to uniprot|P38332 Saccharomyces cerevisiae YBR246W Hypothetical ORF), translating to MDLPVRDTNQHEKFTIFWNHKRRPQVNAGELNALKVPALSLLSYMTAPESEAKAVSHTNKPPCCLRIFRDDFIILGTYDLDKPSGARTGSIDVLDKNLGPLGTYDTYGAVLDLKLSPFDDTLMASAHSTGNVELWRIEYESIASDRTLKLLRIANLQVFDADTLITSLHFSPRTPENLLVTATNGETRVLDLKHESEVFTSQALSTQYSKLETNLLDVQGRQASVLNVDSVTLDYQHALECWTAEYGCLAPFENVVFTGGDDSAIAAHDLRTLETVWSNSRIHEAGVVAIKCSSSTFRANKPTSILTGSYDDHIRSLELRMMGDSIYPGVNVPVANSSSSNLGGGVWRFAESPQNAQDSESNKLLVCCMYDGAKILRVDGDDFIIETYTKKNHESMCYGGDWGHKFVATCSFYDKVVQLWDE from the coding sequence ATGGATCTTCCGGTACGCGACACTAATCAACATGAAAAGTTCACAATTTTCTGGAATCATAAAAGACGACCTCAAGTAAACGCTGGAGAGTTAAACGCCTTAAAGGTACCTGCTCTATCGCTCTTGTCCTATATGACCGCCCCGGAGTCCGAGGCTAAGGCAGTGAGCCACACCAATAAGCCGCCATGCTGTTTGCGCATCTTCCGTGATGATTTCATCATTTTGGGTACCTACGACCTGGATAAACCTAGCGGAGCTAGAACAGGATCAATTGATGTACTTGACAAGAATCTCGGCCCTCTGGGGACTTATGATACATATGGTGCAGTCTTGGATCTTAAGTTGTCTCCCTTCGATGATACACTAATGGCATCTGCCCACTCCACCGGAAACGTCGAACTATGGAGGATAGAGTACGAATCCATTGCCTCTGATAGGACTTTAAAGCTGCTTCGCATAGCTAATCTGCAAGTTTTCGACGCCGATACACTAATAACTTCTCTTCATTTCTCCCCAAGGACGCCCGAGAACCTGTTGGTAACAGCAACCAATGGGGAAACGCGTGTCCTAGATCTCAAACACGAGTCTGAGGTTTTCACATCTCAAGCGCTTTCCACGCAATATTCTAAACTTGAAACAAATCTCCTAGATGTTCAAGGGCGCCAGGCTTCTGTTTTGAACGTTGACTCTGTCACGCTCGACTATCAGCATGCTCTAGAATGCTGGACGGCTGAATATGGCTGCCTTGCgccttttgaaaatgttgtGTTTACAGGTGGGGATGACTCTGCCATAGCAGCTCATGACCTGCGCACCCTGGAGACTGTATGGTCTAATTCAAGGATTCATGAAGCGGGTGTGGTTGCAATAAAATGCAGCTCAAGCACTTTCCGAGCCAACAAGCCTACTAGCATTCTAACAGGCTCGTATGACGACCACATAAGATCATTAGAATTACGCATGATGGGAGATTCTATATATCCAGGCGTTAATGTACCAGTCGCGAactccagcagctccaaTTTAGGTGGGGGTGTTTGGAGATTTGCCGAGTCGCCTCAAAATGCACAAGACAGCGAATCAAACAAGTTACTAGTCTGCTGCATGTACGACGGAGCCAAAATTCTGCGTGTAGATGGGGACGATTTTATCATTGAAACCTATACCAAGAAAAATCACGAATCAATGTGTTACGGCGGTGACTGGGGCCATAAATTTGTTGCCACCTGCTCCTTCTACGACAAAGTTGTTCAGTTGTGGGACGAATAA
- the ISW1 gene encoding chromatin-remodeling ATPase ISW1 (highly similar to uniprot|P38144 Saccharomyces cerevisiae YBR245C ISW1 Member of the imitation-switch (ISWI) class of ATP-dependent chromatin remodeling complexes ATPase that forms a complex with Ioc2p and Ioc4p to regulate transcription elongation and a complex with Ioc3p to repress transcription initiation), with the protein MDDQEYLEKLKPFQEGLPPSDPESNKKRYLIKGQQKSEFDLEGTIKRFQHLLNLSGLFRHFIERKAAKDEKFQKVLNILDNPSGRKGSKGSSHQDKRRRKTETEEDQELLKDEEGEEQDQVGYQFRESPPFVNGQLRPYQIQGLNWLVSLHQSNLAGILADEMGLGKTLQTISFIGYMRYVEKKRGPFVVIAPKSTLNNWLREINRWTPEVNAFILQGDKEERAKLVSNKLMACDFDIVVASYEIIIKEKSSFKKIDWEYIIIDEAHRIKNEESMLSQVLREFTSRNRLLITGTPLQNNLHELWALLNFLLPDVFSDSQAFDDWFSSESSEEDKGTIVKQLHTVLQPFLLRRLKNEVETSLLPKKELNLYIGMSAMQKRWYKQILEKDLDAVNGANGSKESKTRLLNIMMQLRKCCNHPYLFDGAEPGPPYTTDEHLVYNSAKLKVLDKLLRKFKEEGSRVLIFSQMSRLLDILEDYCFFRNYEYCRIDGSTAHEDRIEAIDEYNAPDSKKFVFLLTTRAGGLGINLTTADVVVLYDSDWNPQADLQAMDRAHRIGQKKQVKVFRLVTDNSVEEKILERATQKLRLDQLVIQQSRNGVANKEAKKGDSKDALLSMIQHGAADVFSSNSGDSSTKGTPQPGSTDDVDGDIDLDNLLANSEDKTQSLNQKYEALGLDDLQKFNQDSAYEWNGQDFKKRANKDIISTAWINPSKRERKENYNIDGYYKDVLNPGRSTTPAQPKMPRPQPFHSHQLLSPQLKVLYEKERMWNTKKNNYVPTLEDVKTTYGEIEDEEEKQAKLNMLLLAVANAQPLTEEEEKQKAQLESEGYTNWNKNDFRKFIAACGKYGRNSIKAIAFEFAPHKTEEEVRDYAKAFWTNIQRVEDYERYLKNIEAEEDRIRRTKLQQEALRRKIAQCSNPLFDLTLKHPPSNSNKRVFSEEEDRFLLLMLFKYGIDRENVYELVRDEIRDSPLFELDFFFQSRTPIELNRRAITLLQCLEKEFNAGVVLDDGMKRRLAEEDENAKNMAEEVKEGAAEAGSEAAPGPGGADVAGKAMEPAPANGELNGKRPREEEDTAATAVAAAMTSTEPGPADKPSVNGDAKKPKTEQ; encoded by the coding sequence ATGGACGACCAAGAGTATCTagaaaagctcaagccCTTTCAGGAAGGGCTTCCCCCATCGGACCCAGaatcaaacaaaaagcgGTACCTAATAAAAGGCCAACAGAAGAGCGAATTTGATCTTGAGGGCACTATAAAGCGGTTTCAACATCTGCTCAATTTGAGTGGGCTTTTTCGTCATTTTATAGAGAGGAAAGCCgccaaagatgaaaaaTTCCAAAAAGTCCTAAATATTCTGGACAACCCATCAGGTCGGAAGGGCTCTAAAGGATCTAGCCATCAGGACAAAAGAAGACGCAAAACCGAAACCGAGGAGGACCAGGAGCTCCTgaaggatgaagaagggGAGGAACAAGACCAGGTCGGGTACCAGTTCCGCGAATCGCCCCCATTTGTCAATGGACAGCTGAGACCTTATCAGATTCAAGGCTTGAACTGGCTGGTTTCTCTTCACCAAAGCAATCTTGCGGGTATTCTTGCAGATGAAATGGGTCTAGGAAAAACTCTCCAGACAATTTCGTTCATCGGCTACATGCGTTATGTCGAGAAAAAGCGTGGCCCATTTGTGGTAATCGCTCCTAAATCTACTCTCAACAACTGGCTAAGAGAAATCAACAGATGGACCCCCGAGGTTAACGCTTTCATTCTCCAAGGTGACAAAGAAGAGAGAGCAAAACTCGTATCCAACAAGCTGATGGCATGCGACTTCGACATTGTGGTGGCTTCTTATGAGATcatcatcaaagaaaagtcttctttcaaaaagattgatTGGGAATATATCATCATCGATGAGGCCCACAGGATTAAAAATGAGGAGTCTATGCTATCACAGGTTCTGAGAGAGTTCACCTCTCGGAATAGGTTGTTGATTACGGGTACGCCTTTACAAAACAACCTGCATGAGCTTTGGGCATTGTTGAATTTCCTACTGCCCGACGTCTTTTCTGATTCgcaagcttttgatgaTTGGTTTTCGTCTGAGTCTAGCGAAGAAGACAAGGGCACGATTGTTAAACAACTGCATACGGTCTTGCAACCGTTCCTGTTGCGAAGACTGAAAAATGAGGTTGAAACGTCACTTCTCCCAAAGAAGGAGTTGAACCTCTATATCGGAATGTCTGCCATGCAGAAAAGATGGTACAAGCAAATTCTGGAAAAGGACTTGGATGCCGTTAACGGAGCAAACGGCAGCAAAGAGTCGAAGACCAGATTGCTCAATATCATGATGCAGTTGAGAAAGTGCTGCAATCACCCTTACTTATTCGATGGTGCGGAGCCAGGGCCTCCATACACCACTGACGAGCACCTTGTTTACAATTCTGCTAAACTCAAGGTGCTAGATAAGCTTTTAAGAAAAttcaaggaagaaggaTCTCGTGTTCTTATTTTCAGCCAGATGTCCCGGTTGCTCGATATACTAGAGGATTATTGTTTCTTTAGAAACTACGAATATTGTAGGATTGATGGCTCAACGGCACACGAAGACAGAATAGAAGCGATCGACGAATATAATGCGCCCGACTCGAAAAAGTTCGTTTTTCTGCTGACCACTCGTGCCGGTGGCTTAGGCATCAACCTGACAACTGCCGATGTTGTTGTATTATATGATTCCGACTGGAACCCTCAGGCTGATTTACAAGCTATGGATAGAGCCCACCGCATAgggcaaaagaagcaggtTAAGGTGTTCAGGCTGGTCACTGACAATTCTGTCGAAGAGAAGATTCTCGAAAGAGCAACACAGAAGCTTCGACTCGACCAGCTGGTCATTCAGCAGAGCAGAAACGGGGTTGCTAAtaaagaagccaagaaaggCGACTCAAAGGACGCCCTTTTGTCGATGATTCAACACGGTGCAGCTGATGTTTTCAGCTCAAACAGTGGTGATTCTAGCACTAAGGGGACGCCTCAACCAGGCTCGACCGACGACGTTGACGGAGATATTGACCTTGATAACTTGCTGGCGAACTCGGAAGACAAGACGCAATCCTTGAACCAGAAATACGAAGCTCTAGGATTGGACGACTTACAGAAATTCAACCAGGATTCCGCTTACGAGTGGAATGGtcaagacttcaaaaagcgcgCTAACAAGGACATTATTAGCACGGCTTGGATCAACCCCAGCAAACGTGAGCGTAAGGAGAATTATAATATTGACGGCTACTACAAGGACGTGCTGAACCCCGGGCGGTCGACGACGCCTGCGCAACCCAAAATGCCAAGACCTCAGCCGTTCCACAGCCATCAGTTGTTGTCCCCGCAGCTGAAGGTCCTTTACGAAAAGGAAAGGATGTGGAacaccaagaagaacaactACGTTCCCACGCTGGAAGACGTCAAAACAACGTACGGAGAAATcgaggacgaggaggaaaaacaagccaAGCTGAACATGCTTCTGCTAGCGGTTGCTAACGCCCAACCATTGactgaagaggaagaaaaacagAAAGCCCAGCTGGAGTCTGAGGGATACACGAACTGGAACAAAAATGAtttcagaaagttcatTGCTGCCTGCGGCAAGTATGGCCGAAACTCTATCAAGGCCATCGCCTTCGAATTCGCGCCACACAAGACCGAGGAGGAAGTGCGCGACTATGCCAAAGCATTCTGGACAAACATACAGCGCGTCGAGGACTACGAGCGGTACCTGAAGAACATCGAGGCGGAGGAAGATAGGATCCGCCGCACAAAGCTGCAGCAAGAGGCGCTGCGCCGCAAGATCGCACAGTGCAGCAACCCGCTGTTCGACCTGACACTCAAGCATCCGCCCTCAAACAGCAACAAGCGGGTTTTCTCCGAAGAGGAGGACCGTTTCTTGCTGCTCATGCTATTCAAGTATGGCATCGACCGGGAGAATGTCTACGAATTGGTCAGGGACGAGATCCGCGACTCGCCGCTGTTCGAACTGgactttttcttccaaagccgGACGCCCATCGAGCTCAACAGGAGAGCGATCACGTTGTTGCAATGTCTTGAGAAGGAGTTTAACGCCGGCGTAGTGCTCGACGACGGGATGAAGCGCAGGCTTGCAGAGGAGGACGAAAACGCAAAAAACATGGCGGAAGAGGTCAAGGAGGGCGCTGCGGAGGCTGGCTCGGAAGCTGCCCCGGGCCCGGGGGGCGCGGACGTAGCAGGCAAGGCCATGGAGCCCGCACCTGCGAATGGTGAGCTCAATGGTAAGAGGCcccgagaagaagaggacaCCGCCGCCACCGCCGTGGCGGCGGCCATGACCTCGACGGAGCCCGGACCCGCGGACAAGCCCAGCGTCAACGGCGACGCCAAGAAGCCCAAGACCGAGCAGTAG
- the GPX2 gene encoding glutathione peroxidase GPX2 (highly similar to uniprot|P40581 Saccharomyces cerevisiae YIR037W HYR1 Thiol peroxidase that functions as a hydroperoxide receptor to sense intracellular hydroperoxide levels and transduce a redox signal to the Yap1p transcription factor or similar to YBR244W uniprot|P38143 Saccharomyces cerevisiae YBR244W GPX2 Phospholipid hydroperoxide glutathione peroxidase induced by glucose starvation that protects cells from phospholipid hydroperoxides and nonphospholipid peroxides during oxidative stress) gives MSKFYDLAPLDRTGKPFPFKQLEGKVVLIVNVASKCGFTPQYEELQELYKRYHDKGFEIIGFPCNQFGHQESGTDEEIGQFCKLNYGVTFPVMKKVHVNGDNADPVYEYLKNEKAGMLGFKGIKWNFEKFLIDKHGNVYERYSSLTKPANLDAKVQKLLGA, from the coding sequence ATGAGCAAATTCTACGACCTCGCACCCCTCGACCGCACCGGCAAGCCCTTCCCCttcaagcagctggagGGCAAGGTGGTGCTCATCGTCAACGTCGCGTCCAAGTGCGGCTTCACGCCGCAGTACGAGGAGCTCCAGGAGCTCTACAAGCGCTACCACGACAAGGGCTTCGAGATCATCGGGTTCCCCTGCAACCAGTTCGGCCACCAGGAGAGCGGCACGGACGAGGAGATCGGCCAGTTCTGCAAGCTCAACTACGGCGTGACGTTCCCCGTCATGAAAAAGGTGCACGTCAACGGCGACAACGCGGACCCCGTGTACGAGTACCTCAAGAACGAGAAGGCCGGCATGCTGGGCTTCAAAGGCATCAAGTGGAACTTCGAGAAGTTCCTCATCGACAAGCACGGCAACGTCTACGAGCGCTACTCGTCGCTGACCAAGCCCGCCAACCTGGACGCCAAggtccagaagctgctcgGCGCCTGA
- the SEH1 gene encoding Seh1p (highly similar to uniprot|P53011 Saccharomyces cerevisiae YGL100W SEH1 Nuclear pore protein homologous to Sec13p): protein MKPFITGHEDLVHDVVYDFYGRHVATCSSDQHIKVFRLDRETNEWQLSDSWKAHDSSVVGLDWASPEYGRIIASVSYDKLVNLWEEEPDAEECSGRRWTKLCTLNDATGPLFSVKFAPGHLGLKLGAIGNDGTLRIYEAMEPSDLRSWTLTSEVKVLPSPPASHLQSDFCLTWCPSRFSPEKLLVCALDQALIYQKDKAGKPYVAAKLEGHTALIRSVSWAPSVGRWYQLIATACKDGKVRIFKLTETLGASEDAMSVDQDEDADADAGSADTSADTPPELKVELVSESDDHHGEVWSVSWNLTGTILSSAGDDGKVRLWKASYSNEFKCMSVISAEQK, encoded by the coding sequence ATGAAGCCTTTCATAACAGGACATGAGGACTTGGTGCATGACGTGGTGTACGACTTCTACGGGAGACACGTCGCAACGTGCTCTTCGGACCAGCACatcaaagttttcaggTTGGACCGCGAGACCAACGAGTGGCAGCTGAGCGACTCGTGGAAAGCGCACGACAGCTCCGTGGTGGGGCTGGACTGGGCCAGTCCAGAGTACGGCAGAATCATAGCGTCTGTGTCGTACGACAAGCTGGTGAACCTGTgggaagaagagcccgaTGCCGAGGAGTGCTCTGGCCGGCGCTGGACGAAGCTGTGCACATTGAATGACGCGACGGGCCCGCTGTTCAGCGTGAAGTTCGCGCCGGGCCACCTGGGCCTGAAGCTGGGCGCGATTGGCAACGACGGCACTCTGAGGATATACGAGGCGATGGAGCCGTCCGACCTGAGGTCGTGGACGCTGACGTCGGAGGTCAAGGTGCTGCCATCGCCGCCGGCGTCGCACCTGCAGTCGGACTTCTGTCTGACGTGGTGCCCGTCGCGGTTCTCGCCCGAAAAGCTGCTGGTGTGCGCACTGGACCAGGCGCTCATATACCAGAAGGACAAGGCGGGCAAGCCCTACGTGGCCGCGAAGCTGGAGGGTCACACGGCGCTGATTCGGAGCGTGAGCTGGGCGCCGTCGGTGGGGCGGTGGTACCAGCTGATCGCGACGGCGTGCAAGGACGGCAAGGTGCGCATATTCAAGCTCACGGAGACGCTCGGGGCCAGCGAGGACGCGATGAGCGTGGACCAGGACGAGGACGCGGACGCGGACGCCGGCTCGGCGGACACGTCGGCGGACACGCCGCCGGAGCTGAAGGTGGAGCTCGTGAGCGAGAGTGACGACCACCACGGCGAGGTGTGGTCCGTGTCGTGGAACCTGACGGGTACGATTTTGAGCTCCGCGGGCGACGACGGCAAGGTGCGGCTGTGGAAGGCCTCGTACTCGAACGAGTTCAAGTGCATGTCTGTGATCAGCGCGGAGCAGAAGTAG
- the ALG7 gene encoding UDP-N-acetylglucosamine--dolichyl-phosphate N-acetylglucosaminephosphotransferase (similar to uniprot|P07286 Saccharomyces cerevisiae YBR243C ALG7 UDP-N-acetyl-glucosamine-1-P transferase transfers Glc-Nac-P from UDP-GlcNac to Dol-P in the ER in the first step of the dolichol pathway of protein asparagine-linked glycosylation inhibited by tunicamycin) has product MHQALLLVVAIAAIYVSRYYSPLLAALGFAIIGFLASDALIPRVSQSFIKIGCFGKDLSKPGRPVIPESIGAISATVYLFIMFFYIPFLFYKYLVVITPGGGHRDASIMQSPVSDEYRFPHGKMSEYLSAVLCLQSTVLLGIADDLFDLRWRHKFFLPAVAAIPLLVVYYVDFGVTHVLIPDVIQRWLGTSKTIFNLGALYYVYMASMAIFCPNSINILAGVNGLEVGQSIVLGVIFLINDSLYLLLGNEASKEAHLFSAILIIPFLGVAFSLWKWNKWPAKVFVGDTFCYFAGMIFSVVGILGHFSKTTLIFFIPQTFNFAYSCPQLFGLVPCPRHRMPRFNEADGLLYPSRANLVEKPPKKVFVPVLKLLSSLKLIDLEVDPQTGALKSCSNMTLINLVLVWFGPTREDKLCNRILAIQFTVGLCAIVARHSIGSIIFGHDNIQFL; this is encoded by the coding sequence ATGCACCAGGCGCTGCTACTGGTTGTTGCAATCGCAGCAATTTATGTCTCGAGGTACTATTCCCCACTGCTGGCGGCCCTGGGCTTTGCAATCATAGGCTTTTTGGCCAGCGACGCATTAATTCCACGTGTCTCCCAGTCCTTCATCAAGATTGGATGCTTCGGCAAGGACCTGAGCAAGCCAGGCCGCCCCGTAATTCCAGAAAGCATTGGCGCCATTTCTGCCACCGTCTATCTTTTCATCATGTTCTTCTACATCCCCTTCCTGTTCTACAAGTACCTCGTGGTAATTACCCCCGGAGGCGGGCACAGAGACGCTTCAATAATGCAATCGCCTGTGTCCGATGAGTACCGCTTTCCACACGGCAAGATGTCCGAATATCTGAGCGCAGTCTTGTGTTTGCAAAGCACAGTTCTCCTGGGTATCGCCGATGATCTGTTTGACCTGAGATGGAGACACAAGTTTTTCCTGCCCGCTGTAGCGGCAATCCCATTGCTAGTGGTATACTACGTGGACTTTGGCGTTACGCACGTGCTTATCCCAGACGTCATTCAGCGCTGGCTTGGAACCTCGAAGACGATCTTCAACCTCGGCGCTTTGTACTACGTTTACATGGCATCCATGGCGATTTTCTGTCCCAACTCTATCAACATCTTGGCAGGCGTCAATGGGCTCGAGGTCGGACAAAGCATCGTCCTAGGCgtcattttcttgatcaacGACTCCCTCTATCTTTTACTGGGGAACGAGGCGTCAAAAGAAGCACATCTCTTCTCTGCGATCCTCATCATTCCTTTCCTTGGGGTCGCTTTCTCACTCTGGAAGTGGAACAAGTGGCCTGCCAAAGTGTTCGTGGGTGACACTTTTTGCTATTTCGCCGGGATGATTTTTTCGGTTGTTGGTATTCTGGGCCATTTCTCGAAGACAACACTAATTTTCTTTATTCCCCAGACCTTCAACTTTGCCTACTCATGTCCCCAGCTGTTCGGGCTCGTTCCCTGCCCTAGACATAGGATGCCCCGGTTTAACGAGGCCGACGGGCTCCTGTACCCGTCCCGCGCAAACCTGGTGGAGAAACCACCAAAGAAGGTCTTTGTACCTGTCCTCAAGctgctttcttccttgaagCTAATCGACCTTGAGGTCGACCCTCAAACGGgcgctttgaagagctgctctAACATGACACTAATCAATCTAGTGTTAGTTTGGTTTGGACCGACCCGCGAAGACAAGCTATGCAACAGGATTCTCGCTATCCAGTTTACTGTTGGGCTATGCGCGATCGTGGCAAGACACAGCATAGGTTCAATCATCTTTGGCCACGACAATATTCAGTTCTTATAG